A single region of the Anas platyrhynchos isolate ZD024472 breed Pekin duck chromosome 6, IASCAAS_PekinDuck_T2T, whole genome shotgun sequence genome encodes:
- the PDE6C gene encoding cone cGMP-specific 3',5'-cyclic phosphodiesterase subunit alpha', producing the protein MGEVNKDAVEKYLENNPQFAKEYFDRKMRAEVLGSIFKVSPGDVKEGVSFKDMSRLEECNILFELLTEIQDEAGTMEKIVHKALQRLAQLLAADRCSMFICRSRNGIPEVATRLLNVTPTSTFEENLVHPDNETVFPLDIGIAGWVAHTKKFFNIPDVKKNNHFSDFLDKKTGYTTTNMLAVPIMQGKEVLAVVMALNKLNATEFSKEDEEVFKKYLNFISLVLRNHHTSYLYNIESRRSQMLLWSANKVFEELTDIERQFHKALYTIRMYLNCERYSVGLLDMTKEKEFYDEWPIRLGEAEPYKGPKTPDGREVNFYKIIDYILHGKEEIKVIPSPPADHWCLISGLPTYVAENGFICNMMNAPADEYFTFQKGPVDETGWVIKNVLSLPIVNKKEEIVGVATFYNRKDGKPFDEYDEQIIETLTQFLGWSVLNTDTYDKMNKLENRKDIAQEMLMYQTKATPSEVESILKYKEKLNVKSIEECDEKDLIRILKEELPDPKDLELYEFRFSDFPVTEHGLITCGIRLFFEINVVEKFKVPAEVLTRWMYTVRKGYRDITYHNWRHGFNVGQTMFTLLMTGRIKKYYTDLEAFAMVAAAFCHDIDHRGTNNLYQMKSAAPLAKLHGSSILERHHLEYSKTLLQDESLNIFQNLNKRQFETVLHLFEVAIIATDLALYFKKRTMFQKIVDAIEKMETEEEAIKYISIDPTKKEVIMAMMMTGCDLSAITKPWEVQSKVALMVANEFWEQGDLERTVLQQQPIPMMDRNKGDELPKLQVGFIDFVCTFVYKEFSRFHKEITPMFDGLQNNRVEWKTRADEYEEKMKVIEDQKKKEEEEAAKKAENAAGGGGGGGEDGKSKTCIIL; encoded by the exons ATGGGTGAGGTAAATAAAGATgctgttgaaaaatatttggagaaCAATCCCCAGTTTGCCAAGGAATATTTCGACAGAAAAATGAGGGCAGAAGTGCTGGGAAGTATCTTTAAAGTGAGCCCTGGAGATGTGAAGGAAGGAGTCAGCTTCAAAGACATGTCCCGCTTGGAGGAGTGTAACATACTTTTCGAGCTGCTAACAGAAATCCAGGATGAAGCAGGCACTATGGAAAAGATAGTGCACAAAGCCCTGCAAAGGTTggcacagctgctggcagctgatcGGTGTAGCATGTTTATTTGTCGTTCCCGAAATGGTATTCCAGAGGTAGCTACCAGGCTTCTCAATGTCACTCCAACTTCCACCTTTGAGGAGAATTTGGTGCATCCAGACAATGAGACTGTTTTTCCTTTGGACATCGGGATAGCGGGATGGGTTGCTCATACCAAGAAGTTTTTTAATATACCTGATGTGAAAAAG aataaccATTTTTCTGACTTTCTGGACAAAAAAACTGGTTATACAACGACCAACATGTTGGCAGTCCCAATTATGCAGGGTAAAGAGGTGCTTGCTGTTGTGATGGCTCTCAACAAATTAAATGCCACTGAGTTCTCAAAAGAGGATGAAGAG gTCTTTAAAAAATACCTCAATTTTATATCTTTGGTCCTAAGAAACCATCATACATCATACCTCTACAATATTGAATCCAGAAGAAGTCAG ATGCTTTTGTGGTCTGCCAACAAAGTATTTGAAGAGCTAACAGACATAGAACGGCAGTTTCACAAAGCGCTGTATACTATTCGAATGTATTTAAATTGTGAAAGATATTCTGTTGGTCTCCTGGACATGACCAAAGAGAAG GAGTTCTATGATGAATGGCCAATTCggctgggggaggcagagcctTACAAAGGCCCCAAAACACCTGATGGAAGA GAAGTCAACTTTTATAAGATTATTGACTATATTTTacatggaaaagaagaaatcaaagtTATTCC GTCACCTCCAGCAGATCACTGGTGTCTTATCAGTGGATTGCCAACATATGTTGCTGAAAATGGATTT ATTTGTAACATGATGAATGCACCAGCAGATGAATATTTCACATTTCAG AAAGGACCTGTGGATGAGACCGGATGGGTTATCAAAAACGTCCTCTCGTTGCCTATTGtcaacaaaaaagaagaaattgtgGGAGTTGCAACATTTTACAACAGGAAAGATGGAAAACCTTTTGATGAGTATGATGAACAGATCATTGAA ACTCTTACACAATTCCTGGGGTGGTCTGTCTTAAATACTGACACTTATGACAAAATGAACAagcttgaaaacagaaaagacattGCTCAGGAAATGCTAATGTACCAGACAAAGGCCACTCCTTCTGAAGTTGAATCTATACTG aaatacaaagaaaaattaaatgtaaagaGTATAGAAGAATGTGATGAAAAGGATCTTATCAGGATTTTG AAGGAAGAATTACCTGATCCAAAAGATTTAGAACTATATGAATTCCGCTTCAGTGACTTTCCTGTTACAGAGCATGGCCTGATAACTTGTGGAATACGACTGTTCTTTGAGATAAATGTTGTCGAAAAGTTCAAAGTCCCAGCAGAg GTCCTTACAAGATGGATGTACACAGTCAGGAAGGGCTATCGAGATATCACATACCACAACTGGCGGCATGGATTCAATGTGGGACAAACAATGTTTACGCTGCTGATG ACAGGCAGAATAAAGAAATACTATACTGATCTAGAAGCCTTTGCGAtggttgctgctgctttctgccatGACATTGATCACAGAGGAACCAACAACCTGTACCAGATGAA ATCAGCTGCTCCACTGGCAAAACTTCATGGCTCTTCCATTTTAGAAAGACATCACCTAGAGTACAGTAAAACCTTACTGCAAGATGAG AGTTTAAACATCTTCCAGAACCTAAATAAGCGCCAGTTTGAAACCGTTCTACACTTATTTGAAGTTGCAATAATAGCAACTGACTTGGCATTGTATTTCAA GAAAAGGACTATGTTTCAAAAGATTGTGGATGCAAttgaaaaaatggaaacagaagaggaagccattaaatatatatctattgACCCAACCAAAAAAGAAGTCATCAT GGCTATGATGATGACTGGATGTGACTTGTCTGCCATAACCAAGCCTTGGGAAGTACAGAGTAAA GTTGCCCTCATGGTTGCAAATGAATTCTGGGAGCAAGGTGACCTGGAACGAACTGTGCTACAGCAACAACCAATT CCCATGATGGACAGAAACAAAGGAGACGAACTACCTAAGCTCCAAGTTGGTTTCATAGATTTTGTGTGTACATTTGTGTACAAG GAATTCTCAAGGTTTCACAAAGAAATTACACCTATGTTCGATGGTCTTCAAAACAACAGAGTTGAGTGGAAAACACGGGCTGATGAAtatgaagaaaagatgaaagtaATTGAGgaccaaaagaaaaaggaagaagaagaagctgCCAAAAAAG ctgaaaatgcagctggaggtggtggtggaggtggagagGACGGAAAATCCAAAACATGTATAATTTTGTAA